The Psychromonas sp. MME1 genome window below encodes:
- a CDS encoding ferric reductase-like transmembrane domain-containing protein, whose protein sequence is MRKLYYFLVLLLIFLTCFWLQAETDFLPYHNFFQLRSALIQITGLISVTLMSIAMLLAMRLRFIERQTHGLDKSFRLHKHLGIASVTMAIVHWLLAIIPKYLVQWQLLARPEKGNGPFNEQSLYSLIKPLRGIAESIGEYSFYGFVILVAISLLSAIKYKNFKITHRLISICFLAIAFHSAILIKHAYWPYPITYIALTFITLGSCAALWSLFGQIGKSKQHSATIVSATYNAINKVLDLTLQTPNWHGHKSGQFAFIQFPGEEAHPFTIASADHQQGKLSFLIKELGDFTSKLKEHVSVGQQVKVEGPYGCFNFAEAGPQLWIAGGIGIAAFKAILQERGKISSDQKVVLYYCTETPDNDFLHTLQAQATQANVTLKVINNRLDPFLTVTQLNKELGNITQYKIWFCGPTKFSHALKCDLKTLNYDLHHFHEELFEMR, encoded by the coding sequence ATGCGTAAGCTTTATTATTTTCTTGTATTGTTATTAATTTTTCTAACTTGTTTCTGGCTACAAGCTGAAACAGATTTCTTGCCCTATCACAATTTCTTTCAACTGCGCAGCGCACTAATACAAATCACAGGGCTCATTTCTGTCACCTTAATGAGCATCGCTATGCTACTAGCAATGCGTTTAAGATTTATTGAACGTCAAACCCATGGTTTAGATAAATCTTTTCGCTTACATAAACACCTTGGTATAGCCTCAGTCACTATGGCCATCGTGCACTGGTTATTAGCTATTATTCCCAAATATTTAGTACAATGGCAACTATTAGCGCGGCCAGAAAAAGGCAATGGGCCTTTTAATGAGCAATCTTTATATTCCCTGATCAAACCACTTAGGGGGATCGCAGAATCAATCGGTGAATATAGCTTCTACGGCTTTGTTATATTAGTGGCAATCTCGCTACTCAGCGCCATCAAATACAAAAACTTTAAAATAACTCACCGTCTGATATCGATCTGTTTTCTCGCGATTGCCTTTCATTCAGCGATCCTCATAAAACATGCCTATTGGCCCTATCCTATCACCTATATTGCATTGACATTTATCACTCTAGGGTCATGCGCCGCTCTCTGGAGTTTATTCGGTCAAATAGGCAAAAGTAAGCAACATTCAGCCACCATTGTTAGCGCTACTTATAACGCCATCAATAAAGTGCTGGATTTAACACTACAGACGCCCAACTGGCATGGCCATAAAAGCGGACAATTTGCATTTATTCAATTCCCCGGTGAGGAGGCGCACCCTTTTACGATTGCATCGGCAGACCATCAACAGGGAAAACTTTCTTTTTTAATTAAAGAATTGGGAGATTTCACCAGTAAACTTAAAGAGCATGTCAGTGTTGGTCAACAAGTTAAGGTCGAAGGCCCCTACGGCTGTTTTAATTTTGCAGAAGCTGGCCCGCAATTATGGATAGCAGGCGGCATTGGTATCGCCGCTTTCAAGGCTATTTTACAAGAGAGAGGAAAGATTAGTAGCGATCAAAAAGTGGTACTCTATTATTGTACTGAAACACCTGATAACGACTTTTTACACACACTGCAAGCACAGGCGACACAAGCCAACGTCACACTAAAGGTTATTAATAATAGACTTGATCCATTTTTAACTGTTACCCAATTAAATAAAGAGTTGGGCAATATTACTCAATACAAAATTTGGTTTTGTGGGCCCACTAAATTCTCCCACGCACTCAAATGTGATCTAAAAACCTTAAATTATGATCTTCACCATTTTCATGAAGAGTTGTTTGAGATGCGTTAA
- the plsB gene encoding glycerol-3-phosphate 1-O-acyltransferase PlsB: protein MFAKGSFISRFINKYWVTNQYVPLRVVDELKLDLKRPIIYVLAQNCANDLLRLQASCLQAGLADPYQSIDVNGERISAIVFIDDWYLFSSRAGQAKNSAQDAPYLRQYEQLLRLHQQDPDLDIQLVPITLYWGRHPGKQNKKSWLNSVDKAHLGALHKSLIVLKNGKDHFIRFNPPISMAALCQREKSAPHFADKLARVAMRYFAQQKRTSVGPRLANRDAMINAILENKNMRRVIQQTALLEQCSEAKVAAQCRLYLKEISAHFSYTWLRLFRGILSTFWNHIYHGIEVHHAQNVRDACQSGAEIIYMPCHRSHMDYLLLSYILFEQGLVPPHVAAGVNLNFFPAGAIFRRSGAFFIRRSFKGQPLYGEVFKSYFAMLFKQGYPIEFFTEGGRSRTGRLLPAKKGLLAIALQTYVNQPKRNVCIVPVYIGYDHIMEVNTYNKELLGARKRTESLLQIIKSIKNLSNFGRVFVNFGEPINLKQCLDESVPNWQRSGLTTAQLTGQVAHVADRVMVAINAAAAVNGLPLCALLLLANKTLSVPKAVFLHYISVHQHLLMLFKKENKQITHVMGSANHIYQQALALGKFSEQGGLVTCSRSEAAMLSYYRNNIVHLFALSSLLCHCIIFLQKQGKWINAMTIADAGKNVIHLLQNEYFLDKRQPWSEIVEKGLIQLQGIGVVALKGDDYQIEDDKLLRLLANHLQETFLRYQQCLRQLLSLSSNWQKVDADDVALSCQERLQGISFEPFDKKSVAPFLQTLQKCYPKFINQQQAQALMDFFSANAGDGQSTNWHHYGLVK from the coding sequence GTGTTTGCCAAAGGTTCATTTATTTCTCGTTTCATCAATAAATATTGGGTAACTAATCAGTATGTGCCGCTGCGGGTGGTCGATGAGTTGAAGTTGGATCTCAAGCGCCCCATTATTTATGTGCTCGCGCAGAATTGTGCCAATGATCTCTTGCGGCTACAGGCGAGTTGTTTACAAGCCGGGTTAGCAGACCCTTATCAATCTATTGATGTTAATGGGGAACGTATCAGTGCAATTGTCTTTATCGATGATTGGTATCTCTTTTCATCGCGCGCTGGACAGGCTAAAAATAGTGCGCAAGATGCTCCCTATTTAAGACAATATGAACAGCTATTAAGGCTTCATCAACAGGATCCTGACTTAGATATTCAATTAGTGCCAATCACGCTCTATTGGGGGCGGCATCCCGGTAAGCAGAACAAAAAATCTTGGCTAAATTCAGTCGATAAAGCGCACCTTGGTGCGTTGCATAAATCGCTAATTGTTTTAAAAAATGGCAAAGATCATTTCATACGTTTTAATCCGCCCATCTCAATGGCGGCACTTTGTCAGCGAGAAAAGTCTGCGCCACATTTTGCTGATAAATTAGCTAGAGTGGCAATGCGTTATTTTGCTCAGCAAAAACGCACCAGTGTCGGGCCGCGGTTAGCAAATCGGGATGCCATGATAAACGCTATTTTAGAGAATAAAAATATGCGCCGCGTGATCCAGCAAACCGCTCTGCTTGAGCAATGCAGTGAAGCGAAAGTGGCAGCGCAATGTCGACTCTATTTAAAGGAGATAAGTGCGCATTTTTCCTATACTTGGTTGCGCCTATTTAGAGGAATATTGAGTACATTCTGGAACCATATTTACCATGGTATTGAGGTGCATCATGCGCAAAATGTGCGCGATGCTTGCCAAAGTGGTGCTGAGATAATCTATATGCCATGCCATCGTAGCCATATGGATTATCTCCTGCTTTCATATATTTTATTCGAGCAGGGGCTAGTACCTCCCCATGTAGCGGCAGGAGTGAATCTTAACTTTTTTCCTGCGGGGGCTATTTTTAGGCGTTCTGGTGCCTTTTTTATACGTCGCTCCTTTAAAGGTCAGCCTCTTTATGGAGAGGTCTTTAAATCCTATTTTGCGATGTTATTTAAACAGGGCTATCCCATCGAGTTTTTTACCGAGGGGGGACGTAGCCGTACTGGGCGTTTATTGCCTGCAAAAAAGGGACTGTTAGCGATTGCTTTGCAAACCTATGTTAATCAACCAAAACGCAATGTCTGTATCGTTCCTGTGTATATCGGATATGATCATATCATGGAAGTGAATACTTACAATAAAGAGCTTTTAGGGGCGCGAAAACGGACAGAGAGTCTATTGCAAATAATAAAAAGCATCAAAAATCTAAGCAACTTTGGGCGCGTTTTTGTTAATTTCGGAGAACCAATAAACCTTAAACAATGTTTAGATGAAAGCGTCCCAAATTGGCAACGTTCAGGCTTAACGACAGCGCAATTGACGGGACAAGTTGCTCATGTTGCGGATCGGGTGATGGTTGCGATCAATGCTGCGGCAGCGGTTAATGGTCTGCCATTATGTGCACTACTTTTGCTTGCCAATAAAACGTTATCAGTGCCCAAGGCGGTATTTCTTCACTATATTAGTGTGCATCAGCATTTGTTAATGCTGTTTAAAAAAGAGAACAAGCAAATCACCCATGTAATGGGAAGTGCCAACCATATCTATCAACAAGCGTTAGCCCTAGGTAAATTTAGCGAACAGGGGGGGCTGGTTACTTGTTCACGCTCAGAAGCGGCAATGTTGAGTTATTATCGTAATAATATAGTGCACCTCTTTGCGCTCTCTAGTTTGTTGTGCCACTGTATTATTTTTTTGCAAAAACAGGGAAAGTGGATCAACGCGATGACGATAGCTGATGCGGGTAAAAACGTGATTCATCTTTTGCAGAATGAGTATTTTTTAGATAAGCGGCAACCTTGGAGTGAAATAGTAGAGAAGGGGCTAATTCAACTGCAAGGCATTGGCGTTGTCGCCTTAAAGGGAGATGATTATCAAATTGAAGATGATAAATTGCTGCGCTTACTAGCCAATCACTTGCAAGAGACCTTTTTACGTTATCAACAATGTTTACGGCAGCTGTTATCCTTATCGTCAAACTGGCAGAAGGTTGATGCTGATGATGTCGCTTTATCTTGCCAAGAAAGGTTACAGGGCATCAGTTTTGAGCCCTTTGATAAAAAATCGGTCGCACCATTTTTACAGACCTTACAAAAATGTTACCCTAAATTTATTAATCAACAGCAAGCGCAGGCGTTAATGGATTTTTTTAGCGCGAATGCAGGTGATGGGCAGTCTACTAATTGGCATCATTATGGTCTAGTAAAATGA
- a CDS encoding rhodanese-like domain-containing protein gives MLMTGQELVASLQGKVHEISVDKLNIIIQDDPQTLLIDIREKHETDVGYARDAILIPRGVLEMQLNNNAIINERIASLTLTALQPIYLICRSGARSVLAAHSLQQMGFSDVYSVAGGFLAWQAAKYPCAVDSQ, from the coding sequence ATGTTGATGACGGGGCAAGAATTAGTCGCATCTTTACAAGGAAAAGTGCACGAAATTTCCGTAGATAAGCTGAACATCATTATCCAAGATGATCCGCAAACATTATTGATAGATATACGTGAAAAGCATGAAACGGATGTAGGTTATGCCCGTGATGCTATCTTAATACCCCGTGGCGTGTTAGAGATGCAACTTAATAACAACGCGATTATCAACGAACGAATCGCCTCGCTTACATTAACTGCTCTGCAGCCTATTTATTTAATTTGTCGCTCTGGCGCACGCTCAGTATTGGCCGCTCATTCACTACAGCAGATGGGGTTTAGCGATGTTTATTCGGTTGCTGGTGGTTTTTTGGCGTGGCAAGCGGCTAAGTACCCATGTGCAGTAGACAGCCAATAA
- a CDS encoding TrkH family potassium uptake protein: MAFRSIIRIVGMLIALFSLTMLPPVFVASLYDGKGGGDFLAAFIVTLLIGLLLWAPNRGWKKELKVREGFVIVVLFWATLGSVGAIPFLMSSSIDMNMAAAFFESFSGLTTTGATVIENLDGLPKSIIFYRQMLQWFGGMGIIVLAVAVLPMLGIGGMQLYRAETPGPVKDSKMTPRIAETAKALWYVYLCLTVACMLAFWLAGMSLFDALGHSFSTVSIGGFSTHDASIGYFDSHLINFITVIFLLISGINYALHFTAFSAKKFSLDIYREDPEVRAFIFIQVLLTTICFTMLMNHHVYDSIETAFSQALFQAVSISTTAGFTTTSFADWPLFLPVLLVISSFIGGCAGSTGGGLKVIRVLLLNLQGLRELKRLVHPKAVYKIKIGDKALPDRVVEAVWGFFSTYALVFIVCMLALLMTGMDELSSFSATAAMLNNLGPGLGVVALHFNEVADSSKWIMILAMLFGRLEIFTLLVLFTPVFWKN, from the coding sequence GTGGCTTTTCGTTCTATTATTCGTATTGTCGGCATGTTGATTGCCCTGTTTAGTTTAACGATGTTACCACCTGTATTTGTCGCTTCATTATATGATGGCAAGGGTGGCGGTGATTTTCTTGCTGCATTTATTGTTACGCTATTGATTGGTCTTTTGTTATGGGCTCCCAATAGAGGTTGGAAAAAAGAGCTAAAAGTACGAGAAGGCTTTGTTATTGTTGTGCTTTTTTGGGCTACGCTAGGCAGTGTTGGGGCGATTCCATTTTTAATGAGTTCGAGCATTGATATGAACATGGCCGCCGCCTTTTTTGAGTCCTTTTCAGGCTTAACAACGACCGGGGCGACGGTTATTGAAAATCTTGATGGGTTGCCTAAATCGATTATTTTTTATCGACAAATGCTGCAATGGTTTGGAGGCATGGGGATCATTGTCTTGGCTGTTGCCGTGTTACCGATGCTTGGCATTGGTGGTATGCAGCTATATCGTGCAGAAACACCGGGACCTGTTAAAGACTCAAAGATGACCCCGCGCATTGCTGAAACGGCGAAAGCGCTTTGGTATGTTTACCTCTGCTTAACGGTTGCTTGTATGTTGGCATTCTGGTTAGCGGGGATGAGTTTGTTTGATGCGTTGGGGCATAGTTTTTCAACGGTTTCTATTGGCGGTTTTTCTACCCATGATGCTAGCATTGGCTACTTCGATAGCCATTTAATTAATTTTATTACGGTGATCTTTTTACTTATTTCAGGCATTAACTACGCGTTACATTTTACCGCTTTCTCTGCTAAAAAATTCTCGCTCGATATCTACAGAGAGGATCCTGAAGTCCGCGCCTTTATCTTTATTCAAGTGCTCTTAACCACCATCTGTTTTACGATGTTAATGAATCATCATGTCTATGATTCCATTGAAACTGCCTTTTCACAGGCGCTATTTCAGGCCGTTTCTATCTCGACAACGGCGGGATTTACGACGACCTCTTTTGCTGATTGGCCTCTGTTTTTACCGGTGTTACTGGTTATTTCTAGCTTTATTGGTGGTTGTGCGGGGTCAACGGGCGGGGGGTTGAAAGTTATACGCGTATTATTACTTAATTTGCAGGGACTGCGTGAATTAAAACGATTAGTACACCCCAAAGCGGTCTACAAAATAAAAATTGGTGATAAGGCGTTGCCAGATCGCGTCGTGGAAGCTGTCTGGGGATTCTTCTCAACCTATGCATTGGTTTTTATTGTGTGTATGCTAGCCCTGCTCATGACTGGAATGGATGAACTAAGTTCTTTTTCTGCAACGGCTGCGATGCTGAATAATTTAGGGCCGGGGCTGGGGGTAGTCGCTCTTCATTTTAATGAAGTAGCTGACTCTTCTAAATGGATCATGATTTTAGCAATGCTCTTTGGGCGTTTAGAGATATTCACTTTGCTAGTCTTATTTACGCCCGTTTTTTGGAAAAATTAA
- a CDS encoding diacylglycerol kinase, translated as MKHKNTGLKRIILASGYSIKGLKSAFKHEAAFRQELLLAAILIPLACYLDVTQMERLLMITSVVIIVIFEIFNSAIEAVVDRIGTDHHELSGRAKDMASATVFIALFLCAYIWIEILFL; from the coding sequence TTGAAACATAAAAATACTGGGCTAAAACGCATTATTCTAGCGAGTGGCTACTCAATAAAAGGGTTAAAAAGTGCCTTTAAACATGAGGCTGCATTTCGCCAAGAGTTACTATTAGCCGCTATTTTAATTCCCCTTGCCTGTTATTTGGACGTAACACAGATGGAACGCCTGTTGATGATCACCAGTGTGGTTATCATTGTCATTTTTGAAATTTTCAATTCAGCCATAGAAGCTGTCGTTGACCGAATTGGCACTGACCACCATGAACTGTCTGGGCGAGCCAAAGATATGGCCTCCGCGACGGTCTTTATTGCACTTTTTTTATGTGCCTACATTTGGATTGAAATCCTCTTTTTATAG
- the alr gene encoding alanine racemase — MDSTYAVIDLVALRSNLQVLQQKAPQSQILAVIKADAYGHGMVKIAQALTGVYAFGVARLNEAIRLRNAGIDKPILLLEGFFEDDDLEVIVEHNLETVIHSPEQVQALLKANLHKPIHAWLKLDTGMHRLGFTKDAFSLAYEQLKNSPNVQKPINLMTHFSCSDELDNAMTKLQIDLFNRQTNTLIEGNGGLRSLANSAAILAWPKAHAEVIRPGIALYGVSPFAEESAQTEQLKPVMTLKSRVIALKQLKAGDHVGYGANWTAAEDTTIAVIAIGYGDGYPRMAPAGTPVLINGRIVPIVGRVSMDMLTVDLGQACKDKVGDQVTLWGEGLPATEVAQHIGTIAYELITKLTSRVALHYRE, encoded by the coding sequence ATGGATAGCACCTACGCAGTCATTGACCTTGTGGCCTTACGGTCAAATTTACAGGTATTACAGCAAAAAGCACCGCAAAGCCAAATACTGGCGGTGATAAAAGCAGATGCCTATGGTCATGGAATGGTAAAAATAGCGCAAGCCTTAACGGGTGTGTATGCCTTTGGTGTTGCACGCCTTAATGAGGCGATCAGATTGCGTAACGCTGGAATTGATAAACCCATTTTATTGCTTGAAGGCTTTTTTGAAGATGATGATCTAGAGGTGATTGTCGAACATAATTTAGAAACCGTCATCCACTCGCCAGAACAGGTGCAAGCGCTCTTAAAAGCTAATTTACACAAACCAATACACGCTTGGTTAAAGCTCGATACGGGAATGCACAGATTAGGCTTCACAAAGGACGCTTTCAGCCTTGCCTATGAGCAGTTAAAAAACAGCCCCAATGTGCAAAAACCGATTAATCTCATGACCCATTTTAGCTGTTCCGATGAGCTAGATAATGCCATGACCAAACTACAAATTGACCTTTTTAATAGGCAAACTAATACACTTATCGAAGGCAATGGTGGCCTACGATCACTAGCAAATTCTGCTGCGATTCTGGCGTGGCCAAAAGCCCATGCAGAGGTTATTCGCCCCGGCATTGCTTTATATGGCGTTTCTCCCTTTGCCGAAGAGTCAGCACAGACAGAGCAATTAAAACCCGTCATGACATTAAAATCACGGGTGATTGCGCTCAAACAATTAAAGGCCGGTGATCATGTTGGTTATGGTGCAAATTGGACGGCAGCAGAAGATACCACAATTGCCGTTATTGCAATCGGCTATGGGGATGGTTATCCACGCATGGCACCAGCAGGCACTCCTGTATTGATTAATGGCCGGATTGTACCGATTGTCGGACGCGTCTCCATGGATATGCTGACGGTCGATTTAGGCCAAGCCTGTAAGGATAAGGTCGGCGATCAAGTGACACTATGGGGAGAGGGTTTACCCGCAACGGAGGTGGCTCAACATATTGGTACCATTGCCTATGAGTTAATCACTAAATTAACCTCACGCGTTGCCCTGCATTACCGAGAGTAG
- the menC gene encoding o-succinylbenzoate synthase — protein MNHIAQAKLFIYQLPFKVPLNFKGQLLTYRSGLILQLQDEQGRYGLGEIAPLAGFSRETLVEARDQIIAHLSTATHPLNKLQNGYPSVQFGLENALNYTPFSRVASCTESIPLIQGSADQVIEHYLALQKPNLIKLKVARHRVSDEVQLFNQLARLNRHLKIRCDANQAWDFQQADDFFSQIEIEQLDYIEEPTASHLHNIRLAQRHRFFLALDESLQDKDFVYQHHPAIKAFVLKPMLIGTRQRIDYFIAIAKQHHLQVSFSSSFESVLGLSQITHLADRYRGVDINLGLDTLKYFQAQQLTKSNQIVTDIETLECLWTSR, from the coding sequence ATGAACCATATAGCCCAAGCGAAGCTATTTATTTACCAACTCCCCTTTAAAGTCCCCCTTAACTTTAAAGGGCAACTGCTAACCTACCGAAGTGGTCTCATCCTGCAACTGCAGGATGAACAAGGGCGCTACGGATTGGGTGAAATAGCCCCTTTAGCAGGCTTTAGCAGGGAAACCTTAGTAGAGGCAAGGGATCAGATAATCGCGCATTTAAGCACTGCAACTCACCCTTTAAATAAATTACAAAATGGTTACCCCAGTGTGCAATTCGGCTTAGAAAATGCGTTGAATTACACCCCTTTTTCAAGGGTCGCCTCTTGCACAGAGAGCATCCCGCTTATACAGGGTAGTGCGGATCAAGTGATCGAACACTATTTAGCATTACAGAAACCCAACCTTATCAAACTTAAGGTCGCTCGCCACAGGGTTAGCGACGAGGTACAACTCTTTAATCAATTAGCCCGTTTAAATCGTCATTTAAAAATACGTTGCGATGCCAATCAGGCATGGGATTTTCAACAAGCCGATGATTTTTTTAGTCAAATAGAGATTGAACAATTAGATTATATTGAAGAGCCTACGGCCTCGCACCTACATAATATTAGACTCGCGCAGCGCCATCGGTTTTTCTTAGCACTTGATGAAAGTTTACAAGATAAAGATTTTGTCTATCAACACCACCCGGCGATTAAGGCGTTCGTGTTAAAACCGATGTTAATTGGCACACGGCAGAGAATTGACTATTTTATCGCGATTGCCAAACAACATCATTTACAAGTAAGCTTCAGCTCAAGCTTTGAGTCGGTGCTTGGTTTGAGCCAAATAACGCACCTTGCCGACCGTTATCGGGGAGTCGATATCAACCTTGGTCTAGAT
- the dnaB gene encoding replicative DNA helicase, with product MADKPRDFANKNKTTSSIKSVPHSFEAEQAIIGGLLLNNEAWNDVAERVVERDFYHRAHRQIFATIEKLSSEDIPVDLVTLSEHLDNKQELEGVGGIAYLAELLQNTPSAANINNYSDIVRERAVVRELIGVANEIAEAGYETEGRDSSELLDFAETKIFQIAEARSDKSEGPQAIKDILKATVAKIDDLCKNPRDGITGLSSGYSDLDKMTTGFQPGDLIIVAARPSMGKTTFAMNLAEHSALNADKATLIFSLEMPADQIMNRMLASLGRIDQGKIRTGQLDENDWASLSSTMSILLNQGKMFIDDSSGLTPTELRSRARRVARDNGGISMIMVDYLQLMRVPSLSENRTLEISEISRSLKALAKELRCPVIALSQLNRGLEQRADKRPINSDLRESGAIEQDADLIMFIYRDEVYHEDSNDKGIAEIIIGKQRNGPIGKVRLTFQGRYSRFDDYTGASYHDDE from the coding sequence ATGGCAGATAAACCACGCGATTTCGCTAATAAAAATAAAACCACCTCCTCCATAAAAAGCGTTCCGCACTCCTTTGAAGCAGAGCAGGCAATTATCGGTGGATTATTGCTTAACAATGAAGCATGGAATGATGTCGCAGAGCGTGTCGTTGAGCGCGATTTTTATCATCGAGCTCACCGCCAAATCTTTGCCACTATTGAAAAACTCAGTAGTGAAGATATTCCCGTTGATTTAGTAACCCTTTCCGAGCACCTTGACAATAAACAGGAGTTAGAGGGTGTTGGTGGTATCGCCTATCTTGCCGAGCTATTACAAAACACGCCCAGTGCGGCCAATATCAATAACTACTCTGACATTGTCCGAGAAAGAGCCGTCGTTCGAGAGTTAATTGGTGTCGCTAATGAGATTGCCGAAGCGGGTTATGAAACAGAGGGGCGAGATAGCTCCGAACTACTCGACTTTGCGGAAACAAAAATTTTTCAAATCGCCGAAGCGCGCAGTGATAAAAGCGAAGGCCCGCAAGCCATAAAAGATATTTTAAAGGCAACGGTCGCTAAAATTGATGATCTCTGCAAAAACCCTCGCGATGGTATTACTGGTTTATCATCGGGTTATAGTGACCTTGATAAAATGACCACAGGTTTCCAACCGGGCGATCTGATCATTGTCGCGGCGCGTCCATCTATGGGTAAAACAACCTTTGCTATGAATTTAGCTGAGCACTCTGCACTCAATGCCGATAAAGCGACACTTATCTTTTCCTTAGAGATGCCCGCCGATCAAATCATGAATCGTATGTTGGCATCCTTAGGTCGAATTGACCAAGGTAAAATTCGTACTGGTCAACTTGATGAAAATGATTGGGCATCGCTTTCATCGACCATGTCGATACTGCTCAACCAAGGTAAAATGTTTATCGATGATAGTTCTGGTCTAACGCCAACTGAATTACGTTCACGTGCGCGACGCGTTGCACGGGATAACGGTGGCATCAGTATGATCATGGTCGATTACCTACAATTAATGCGCGTTCCTTCATTAAGTGAAAACCGAACATTAGAAATATCCGAAATTTCTCGCTCACTAAAGGCCTTGGCAAAAGAGCTACGCTGCCCCGTTATCGCCCTTTCACAGCTCAACCGTGGTCTAGAACAACGTGCCGATAAACGCCCCATCAACTCTGATTTACGTGAATCAGGGGCGATTGAGCAAGACGCCGATTTAATTATGTTCATCTACCGCGATGAGGTTTATCACGAGGACAGTAACGATAAAGGGATTGCTGAAATTATTATCGGTAAACAGCGTAATGGACCGATTGGTAAAGTGCGTTTAACCTTCCAAGGGCGTTATTCGCGCTTTGATGATTATACTGGAGCCAGTTACCATGATGACGAATAA
- a CDS encoding YigZ family protein: MMTPYNILKCDLSFQEEIKKSRFITYLAAAQGKQQALEYLQSIKEQHREARHHCWAYIGASPQNSTIMGCSDDGEPKGTAGKPMLAVLQGYNVGEIVAVVVRYSGGIKLGTGGLVRAYSNGLQQLGMQLETIEKRFYQQYQVECDYAQMATIESLLTAGSARIVEINYLQSVKAIIEIDIQYEQQFIEQLIALTQGKVMPVKIISPPNAMRE; the protein is encoded by the coding sequence ATGATGACCCCCTATAATATTTTAAAATGTGATTTGTCTTTTCAAGAGGAGATCAAGAAAAGCCGTTTTATTACCTATTTAGCTGCTGCTCAAGGGAAACAACAGGCGCTTGAATATCTGCAATCGATAAAAGAGCAACATAGAGAGGCGCGTCATCACTGTTGGGCTTATATTGGCGCGTCTCCTCAAAATAGCACGATCATGGGCTGTAGTGATGATGGTGAGCCCAAGGGCACAGCCGGTAAACCGATGTTGGCGGTTTTGCAGGGGTATAATGTCGGCGAAATCGTTGCAGTGGTGGTCCGTTATTCTGGGGGCATAAAGCTAGGGACGGGCGGTTTAGTGCGAGCCTACTCTAATGGCTTGCAACAATTAGGGATGCAGCTAGAGACAATTGAAAAGCGTTTTTATCAGCAATATCAAGTAGAGTGTGATTATGCTCAAATGGCAACTATTGAGAGTTTGCTAACCGCGGGTAGCGCTCGCATTGTTGAGATTAACTATTTACAATCGGTAAAGGCGATTATTGAAATTGATATACAATATGAGCAACAATTCATAGAGCAGTTGATTGCATTAACACAAGGAAAAGTTATGCCAGTAAAAATTATATCACCGCCAAATGCTATGAGAGAGTAG
- the hemG gene encoding menaquinone-dependent protoporphyrinogen IX dehydrogenase → MTMKTLVLYSSVDGQTLKIVNHINTLVDDEFVIINIDNNPEIDFSQYHKVLIGASIRYGNLRKNIIDFVNQHKAQLDLLPNAFFLVCLTARKPEKATPANNTYMIKFTQQSHWQPRLKGVFAGALLYSRYNWWQTLLIQLIMKMTGGSTDKRQDIELTDWAKVKAFSKDFSAL, encoded by the coding sequence ATGACGATGAAAACCCTTGTTTTATACTCATCGGTGGATGGGCAAACATTAAAAATAGTAAATCATATCAATACCTTGGTTGATGATGAATTTGTAATCATCAATATCGATAATAACCCCGAAATTGATTTTAGTCAGTATCATAAAGTGCTCATTGGTGCATCTATTCGTTATGGTAATTTGCGTAAAAATATAATCGATTTTGTTAACCAACATAAAGCACAATTAGATTTATTACCCAATGCCTTTTTTTTAGTCTGTTTAACGGCGCGTAAGCCTGAAAAAGCGACGCCTGCTAATAATACCTATATGATTAAATTCACCCAGCAGTCCCATTGGCAACCGCGTTTGAAGGGCGTTTTTGCAGGGGCGTTGCTCTATTCCCGTTATAATTGGTGGCAAACCCTGCTGATTCAATTGATTATGAAAATGACAGGTGGCAGCACCGATAAGCGCCAAGATATCGAATTAACTGACTGGGCAAAAGTAAAGGCGTTTAGTAAAGACTTTTCTGCTTTATAA